Proteins from a single region of Segatella copri:
- a CDS encoding DEAD/DEAH box helicase, producing the protein MIDRILDKLGIELNDMQQDSMQAILHGNKDVVILSPTGSGKTLAYLLPLTQLIDATDDEAQAVVVTPGRELALQSANVLKNMGSGLRAMACYGGRATMDEHRVMKQVRPQIVFGTPGRLNDHLDKGNLSPYHIKYLIIDEFDKCLEMGFQDEMSRLIKSLPGLRRHFLLSATEAEEIPHFVHMGRVEKIDYRVDEDQVPDRVHIYKVESPVKDKLESLALLLRSLGDQSTIVFLNYRDSVERTNKYLVEQGFSTSFFHGGLEQKEREASLYRFSNGSANILVSTDLASRGLDIPDIDNIIHYHMPESEDGYIHRVGRTARWEAQGKAFFLLGPEEHIPEYVDAEIEDYEMPAADQLPAPAKPKMATIYIGKGKKDKISKGDILGFLCKKGGLQSAEIGKIDVNDRYAYAAISRTKLRSVLNNVKDEKIKGVKTIVEEVR; encoded by the coding sequence ATGATAGACAGAATTTTAGATAAACTGGGCATTGAGCTCAATGATATGCAGCAGGATTCCATGCAGGCAATCTTGCACGGGAACAAGGATGTGGTGATACTTTCGCCAACAGGTAGTGGCAAGACACTGGCTTATCTTTTGCCTCTTACCCAACTTATAGATGCTACTGATGACGAGGCACAGGCGGTGGTGGTAACTCCTGGTCGGGAACTCGCTTTGCAGTCGGCTAACGTATTGAAGAATATGGGCAGCGGTTTGCGTGCGATGGCTTGCTATGGTGGTCGTGCTACGATGGATGAGCATCGCGTGATGAAACAGGTTCGTCCTCAGATTGTATTTGGAACTCCAGGTCGTCTCAATGATCATCTGGATAAGGGAAATCTTTCTCCATATCACATCAAATACCTGATTATTGATGAGTTTGACAAGTGTCTGGAGATGGGTTTCCAGGACGAAATGAGCCGACTGATCAAGTCTTTGCCTGGCTTGCGTCGACATTTCCTGCTTTCTGCTACCGAGGCAGAGGAGATTCCTCATTTCGTACACATGGGTAGGGTAGAAAAGATAGATTACCGTGTGGATGAAGATCAGGTTCCTGACCGTGTACATATTTATAAGGTGGAAAGTCCGGTAAAGGATAAACTGGAGAGCCTGGCACTTTTGCTTCGTAGCCTGGGCGACCAGAGTACTATTGTTTTCCTCAATTACCGTGATAGTGTAGAGCGTACCAACAAATATCTGGTAGAACAAGGTTTTTCTACATCTTTCTTCCATGGTGGATTGGAACAGAAGGAGCGAGAGGCTTCTCTCTACCGTTTTAGCAACGGAAGTGCCAATATTCTGGTGAGTACGGATCTGGCTTCGCGCGGACTTGATATTCCAGATATAGATAATATCATCCATTATCACATGCCGGAGAGCGAAGATGGTTATATCCATCGTGTAGGACGTACGGCACGATGGGAAGCCCAGGGAAAGGCTTTCTTCCTGTTAGGTCCTGAAGAGCATATTCCGGAATATGTGGATGCTGAAATTGAGGATTACGAGATGCCTGCTGCTGATCAGCTTCCTGCGCCAGCTAAACCTAAGATGGCTACTATATATATAGGTAAAGGCAAAAAGGATAAAATCAGCAAGGGTGACATCTTAGGCTTCCTTTGCAAGAAGGGTGGGCTGCAGTCGGCTGAAATCGGTAAGATTGATGTTAATGACCGTTATGCTTATGCTGCCATTTCCCGAACGAAGTTGCGCAGCGTACTGAATAATGTAAAGGACGAAAAGATAAAAGGCGTCAAAACGATAGTGGAAGAGGTAAGGTAG
- a CDS encoding tetratricopeptide repeat protein yields the protein MKIQIFRNLWVLQIAFLLLAPLGLQAQKKEISAAKDLVKAGKDLAKAESSMRKLLTDSANRNNKKIWNILFDAVKKQYEQGNEKLYLKQAYDTAQLFNATRQLFVIAQGLDSVEMIPNKKGKCEFDFRKSHSEYLNRIRPNLYNGGTWFIRKQKYKEAYQFFDQYIECSTAPMFQSYKYAQKDKYISSAAYWAVYAGYKMKDTKATLHHSYEALKDTAHYNYMLQYLAETYKLEKDTARYLSTLKEGFERDPKFPFFFPRLVEYYSQENQLDSALAVADKALAIAPDNDIYLFTKGTVLLNMGDFKQCIEVSKKALAVNDSLAGAYYNIGLAYFNQAVEMDKNSQQSRKTHQEIDGLYKSAMPYLQKYRTMAPDMQDQWALPLYTIYLNLNMGKEFDEIDKLLNQKKK from the coding sequence ATGAAAATACAGATATTCAGAAACTTATGGGTTTTACAGATAGCTTTTCTTCTGTTGGCGCCATTAGGGTTGCAGGCACAGAAGAAGGAGATTTCTGCAGCCAAAGATCTGGTAAAGGCTGGCAAGGATTTGGCGAAGGCCGAATCCAGTATGCGCAAACTCCTGACGGATTCTGCCAACCGGAATAACAAGAAAATTTGGAATATTCTCTTCGATGCTGTGAAGAAGCAGTATGAACAGGGTAATGAGAAACTCTACCTCAAACAGGCGTATGATACAGCCCAACTCTTCAATGCAACCCGACAGCTCTTCGTTATAGCCCAAGGACTTGATTCCGTTGAGATGATTCCTAACAAGAAAGGAAAATGTGAGTTTGATTTCCGCAAGTCTCATTCTGAATATTTGAACAGGATACGTCCGAACCTCTATAACGGAGGAACCTGGTTTATCAGGAAGCAGAAATACAAGGAGGCTTATCAGTTCTTTGACCAGTACATAGAGTGCAGTACTGCACCGATGTTCCAATCTTATAAGTATGCTCAGAAAGACAAATATATTTCTTCGGCAGCTTATTGGGCTGTATATGCCGGATATAAGATGAAAGATACCAAAGCTACGCTTCATCATTCTTATGAGGCGCTGAAAGATACGGCTCATTATAACTATATGTTACAGTATCTGGCAGAGACTTACAAACTGGAGAAGGATACTGCGCGCTATCTCTCTACCTTGAAGGAAGGTTTTGAACGGGATCCGAAATTCCCGTTCTTCTTCCCGCGTCTGGTAGAGTATTATTCGCAGGAAAACCAACTCGATTCTGCACTCGCCGTAGCAGATAAGGCGCTGGCGATAGCTCCCGACAATGATATCTATCTCTTTACCAAGGGAACCGTTCTCCTGAATATGGGTGATTTCAAGCAATGCATCGAAGTGAGCAAAAAGGCACTTGCTGTGAACGATTCTTTGGCTGGTGCTTATTATAATATAGGTTTGGCTTATTTCAATCAGGCTGTTGAAATGGATAAGAATTCGCAGCAATCCCGCAAAACTCATCAGGAGATAGACGGACTTTACAAGAGTGCGATGCCTTATCTGCAGAAGTACAGAACGATGGCGCCTGATATGCAGGACCAGTGGGCTTTGCCGCTATATACCATCTATCTGAACCTGAATATGGGTAAGGAGTTTGATGAGATTGACAAACTGCTCAATCAGAAAAAGAAATAA
- a CDS encoding DUF6057 family protein: MKNKRSSTAKMQIACAIIFITFTYVYLAFYQADVLAVAQHVFSGGLTNYSYTLAPLLITLVLYLLQVGVYAVTRVKRRFHGLTYFPSFLILTMITDIPVDIDRYHSLGAWWIILPLCLILWGGLIWIARQLEPIETEPHSNGWFSRYMWVNLLQMLVMILLVNFVASNDRLFHERMRMEHLMKEKQYEKALEVGEKSLKTDSSLTMLRIACLNETGELGSRLFTYPLVGGSKAMMPDSVTVKAMMWKAPKWMQKPSAWMVKHHLKYRLPVDYQLCALLLDKQLDKFVAEVQKHYKVTSGKLPVHYKEALVLYTHRRSNPSIVYHDNVMDTDFDDFQQMDHKYANETEKQNALRDTYGNTYWYYYEYGNK, from the coding sequence ATGAAAAATAAAAGGAGTAGTACTGCGAAGATGCAAATCGCCTGTGCTATCATCTTTATCACATTTACCTACGTCTACCTGGCATTTTACCAGGCAGACGTACTGGCAGTGGCTCAGCATGTTTTCTCAGGTGGTTTGACCAACTACAGTTACACGCTGGCTCCACTGCTTATCACGCTCGTACTCTATCTGCTGCAAGTGGGAGTGTACGCGGTAACCCGTGTGAAACGCCGTTTCCACGGGCTTACTTATTTCCCTTCGTTCCTCATCCTGACGATGATTACCGATATCCCCGTTGATATCGACCGTTATCATTCGCTGGGGGCGTGGTGGATTATCCTGCCACTCTGTCTGATTCTCTGGGGCGGATTGATATGGATAGCCCGCCAGTTGGAGCCGATAGAAACAGAGCCTCACAGTAACGGCTGGTTCTCCCGCTATATGTGGGTGAATCTGCTCCAGATGCTGGTGATGATATTGCTTGTCAACTTTGTTGCTAGCAATGATCGGCTGTTTCATGAACGTATGCGCATGGAACATCTGATGAAAGAAAAACAGTATGAAAAAGCTTTGGAAGTAGGTGAAAAATCTCTGAAAACAGATTCTTCGCTGACGATGCTCCGTATAGCCTGTCTCAACGAAACAGGCGAGCTGGGCAGCCGTCTCTTTACTTATCCGCTGGTAGGTGGAAGTAAGGCGATGATGCCGGATAGCGTAACCGTGAAGGCTATGATGTGGAAGGCGCCAAAATGGATGCAGAAACCTTCGGCATGGATGGTTAAACATCATCTCAAGTATCGTCTGCCTGTTGACTATCAGCTTTGTGCACTCTTGCTGGACAAGCAACTAGACAAGTTCGTAGCAGAGGTGCAGAAACATTACAAAGTAACTTCGGGGAAACTGCCTGTTCATTATAAGGAAGCGTTGGTTCTTTATACGCATCGCCGCAGTAATCCAAGTATCGTTTATCACGATAATGTGATGGATACAGACTTTGATGATTTCCAGCAGATGGATCACAAATATGCTAATGAGACAGAAAAGCAGAATGCTCTTCGGGATACTTATGGAAATACCTACTGGTATTATTATGAGTATGGAAACAAGTGA
- a CDS encoding alpha amylase C-terminal domain-containing protein, which produces MATEKKTTAQKAATKKATAKKPVAKKAAKAVVKHIGLVKNDPYLADYEDAIKGRHDHALWKLGQLTNNGKQTLSDFANGYEYFGLHKTARGWVFREWAPNATDIYLIGDFNNWQETEKYRAKRIKNTGNWELKLPEKAMKHGDLFKMKVHWEGGEGERIPAWAQRVVQDDQTKIFSAQVWNPEPYKWKKKTFRPNVAPLLIYECHIGMAQDAEKVGTYTEFKENVLPRIIKDGYNCIQIMAIQEHPYYGSFGYHVSSFFAASSRFGTPEELKDLIDTAHQNGIAVIMDIVHSHAVKNEVEGLGNLAGDPNQYFYPGDRHEHPAWDSLCFDYGKDEVIHFLLSNCKYWLNEFHFDGFRFDGVTSMLYYSHGLGEAFCNYGDYFNGHEDDNAICYLTLANCLIHEVNKHAITIAEEVSGMPGLAAKFEDGGYGFDYRMAMNIPDYWIKTIKELKDEDWKPSSIFWEVKNRRSDEKTISYCESHDQALVGDKTIIFRLIDADMYWHFKKGDENEMAHRGIALHKMIRLVTASTINGGYLNFMGNEFGHPEWIDFPREGNGWSHKYARRQWNLVDNHELCYHYLGDFDREMLKTITSEKNFNKTPVVEIWHNDGDQVLAFMRGDLLFVFNFSPTRSFTDYGFLVPTGSYSVVLDSDSKDFGGNGLNDDTMTHLTNYDPLYVKDRKEWLKLYLPARTALVLKKN; this is translated from the coding sequence ATGGCAACAGAAAAGAAAACTACAGCCCAGAAGGCTGCAACTAAAAAGGCAACTGCAAAGAAACCAGTTGCAAAAAAGGCAGCGAAGGCTGTGGTAAAGCATATCGGACTCGTGAAGAACGACCCATATCTGGCAGACTATGAGGATGCCATCAAGGGTCGACACGACCATGCACTCTGGAAACTCGGTCAGCTGACTAATAACGGCAAACAGACATTGAGCGATTTTGCCAATGGATACGAGTATTTCGGACTGCATAAGACTGCCCGTGGATGGGTGTTCCGTGAGTGGGCACCTAATGCTACAGACATCTATCTGATCGGTGACTTCAACAACTGGCAAGAAACCGAAAAGTATCGTGCCAAAAGAATAAAGAATACCGGCAACTGGGAACTCAAACTTCCGGAGAAAGCGATGAAACATGGCGATCTCTTCAAGATGAAAGTTCATTGGGAAGGTGGTGAAGGTGAGCGTATTCCAGCATGGGCACAGCGCGTAGTACAGGACGACCAGACCAAGATTTTCTCTGCTCAGGTTTGGAATCCGGAACCATATAAATGGAAGAAGAAAACCTTCAGACCAAATGTGGCACCTCTGCTCATCTATGAATGTCATATCGGTATGGCACAGGATGCTGAGAAGGTTGGCACTTACACAGAATTTAAGGAGAATGTGTTGCCACGTATCATCAAGGATGGTTACAACTGCATTCAGATTATGGCTATCCAGGAGCATCCGTATTATGGCTCCTTCGGCTATCATGTAAGCAGTTTCTTTGCTGCAAGTAGCCGCTTCGGAACTCCTGAAGAGTTGAAGGATCTCATTGATACAGCTCACCAGAATGGTATTGCCGTCATCATGGACATCGTTCACTCTCATGCCGTAAAGAACGAGGTGGAAGGACTGGGTAATCTCGCTGGCGATCCTAACCAGTATTTCTATCCTGGCGACCGTCATGAGCATCCGGCTTGGGACAGTCTCTGCTTCGACTATGGAAAGGATGAAGTCATCCATTTCCTGTTGAGCAACTGCAAGTATTGGCTCAATGAGTTCCATTTTGACGGATTCCGTTTTGATGGTGTAACATCCATGCTCTATTACAGTCATGGTCTGGGTGAGGCATTCTGCAACTACGGCGATTATTTCAATGGTCACGAGGATGATAATGCCATCTGCTATCTTACCCTTGCCAACTGTCTGATTCATGAGGTTAACAAGCATGCCATTACGATTGCCGAAGAGGTGAGCGGAATGCCGGGACTGGCAGCCAAATTTGAGGATGGCGGTTATGGTTTCGATTATCGCATGGCGATGAATATTCCAGATTATTGGATCAAGACCATCAAGGAACTGAAGGATGAGGACTGGAAACCATCCAGCATCTTCTGGGAGGTAAAGAACCGCCGTTCGGATGAGAAGACCATCTCTTACTGTGAGAGTCATGACCAGGCATTGGTGGGCGATAAAACCATCATCTTCCGTCTGATAGATGCCGATATGTACTGGCATTTCAAGAAGGGCGATGAAAACGAAATGGCTCATCGTGGTATTGCTCTGCATAAGATGATCCGTCTGGTTACCGCCTCTACAATCAATGGCGGTTATCTCAACTTCATGGGTAATGAGTTCGGTCACCCAGAGTGGATCGATTTCCCTCGCGAGGGTAATGGCTGGAGCCATAAATATGCCCGCAGACAGTGGAATCTGGTAGATAATCATGAACTCTGCTACCACTATCTTGGAGATTTCGACCGAGAAATGCTCAAGACAATTACAAGCGAAAAGAATTTTAACAAGACACCAGTTGTAGAAATCTGGCATAATGATGGCGATCAGGTTCTCGCCTTTATGCGTGGCGATCTGCTCTTCGTGTTTAACTTCTCGCCAACCCGCTCTTTCACCGACTATGGCTTCCTGGTTCCAACCGGTTCCTACAGCGTAGTGCTTGATTCTGACAGCAAGGATTTCGGCGGTAATGGCTTGAATGATGACACGATGACGCATCTGACTAATTACGATCCACTTTATGTGAAAGACCGTAAGGAGTGGCTGAAACTTTATCTGCCAGCTCGTACAGCTTTGGTGCTGAAGAAAAATTAA
- a CDS encoding YhcH/YjgK/YiaL family protein produces the protein MVVDTLDNLEKYVSLNPLFADVVKFIKENDLSKLEDGKHFIKESNLFVNITTAHGKNEEDAVFETHRKMIDIQIPLDNEETYGYTPLADLPEVEYNEAKDVTKYPGVKAQMLVTCKPGQFAIFWPQDGHQPCICSGDIHKAIFKIKN, from the coding sequence ATGGTAGTAGATACTTTAGACAATCTGGAGAAATACGTTTCTCTCAATCCGCTCTTCGCTGATGTAGTGAAGTTTATCAAGGAAAATGACCTCTCTAAATTGGAGGACGGTAAGCATTTTATCAAGGAGAGTAACCTCTTTGTTAACATAACGACAGCTCACGGAAAAAACGAGGAAGATGCTGTTTTTGAAACACATCGCAAGATGATAGATATTCAGATACCTCTTGACAACGAGGAGACTTATGGCTATACTCCTCTTGCTGATCTTCCTGAAGTGGAATATAACGAGGCTAAGGATGTAACCAAGTATCCTGGTGTGAAAGCGCAGATGCTCGTTACCTGCAAGCCAGGTCAGTTTGCTATCTTCTGGCCACAAGATGGTCATCAGCCATGCATCTGTAGTGGTGATATCCACAAGGCTATCTTCAAGATTAAGAATTAA
- a CDS encoding phosphatidylinositol-4-phosphate 5-kinase — translation MASVDASAQKISLGSCITRDGGQFKGEMVSGKPQGKGTTIYKNGDTYEGSYMKGKREGYGVYTFSDGEKYEGQWMQDQQHGKGTYYFQNNNKYVGLWFRDYQHGHGVMFYYNGDKYDGDWYKDKRQGRGVYTYANGAQYKGQWMNDMKNGNGFFNWGDGTTYDGQWLDNQRSGKGTFKYADGDVYIGDWKDDIQDGKGIYKFHNGDIYEGDYVQGERTGIGIFRSAKGDKYNGQFKDGLRTGQGTFIWKNGDIYVGDWMDDLQNGRGKLTKKNGDVFEGEFKNGLVDGNVVIHYADGRRFKGAYHKGKRQGPCIEEDKNGKRFEGTYRNDVRDGRFVEKDRNGQVTAKGTYENGKRFED, via the coding sequence ATGGCATCGGTTGATGCCTCAGCCCAGAAGATTTCGCTAGGCTCTTGCATCACCCGTGACGGAGGTCAGTTTAAAGGCGAAATGGTGAGCGGAAAGCCGCAGGGAAAAGGTACTACCATCTATAAGAATGGGGATACCTACGAAGGCTCTTATATGAAAGGTAAGCGCGAAGGTTATGGCGTTTATACCTTCAGTGATGGCGAAAAGTATGAGGGACAGTGGATGCAGGACCAGCAGCATGGTAAAGGCACCTACTATTTTCAGAACAACAACAAATATGTAGGTCTCTGGTTCCGCGATTACCAGCATGGTCATGGCGTCATGTTCTATTATAATGGTGATAAATATGACGGCGACTGGTATAAGGACAAGCGTCAAGGACGCGGCGTTTATACTTATGCCAATGGCGCACAGTATAAAGGCCAGTGGATGAACGATATGAAGAATGGAAACGGCTTCTTCAACTGGGGAGACGGAACTACTTATGACGGTCAGTGGCTAGACAACCAGCGCTCTGGAAAAGGTACTTTCAAATATGCTGATGGCGATGTGTATATCGGAGACTGGAAGGATGATATCCAGGACGGAAAGGGTATATATAAATTTCATAATGGCGACATTTATGAAGGCGATTATGTGCAGGGAGAACGCACGGGTATAGGCATCTTCCGCTCTGCAAAGGGCGACAAGTATAACGGACAGTTTAAGGATGGCCTGCGTACCGGTCAGGGTACCTTCATCTGGAAGAATGGCGATATCTATGTAGGCGACTGGATGGATGATCTGCAGAACGGCAGGGGCAAACTGACCAAGAAGAACGGCGACGTGTTTGAAGGTGAATTCAAGAACGGTCTGGTTGATGGTAATGTCGTGATTCATTATGCTGATGGCAGAAGATTCAAGGGTGCCTATCACAAAGGTAAGCGTCAGGGACCTTGCATAGAAGAAGATAAAAACGGTAAGCGTTTCGAAGGAACCTACCGTAACGACGTGCGTGACGGAAGATTTGTAGAAAAAGACCGCAACGGACAGGTTACAGCCAAGGGAACCTACGAAAACGGCAAACGATTTGAAGACTAA
- a CDS encoding LytR/AlgR family response regulator transcription factor — protein sequence MILNCAIIDEDSEAMQLLEQYIEKTPTLHLIGAYKSAIDAVDGIHHNHLDILFLAIHMQQISGLEFAKVVPKNVKIVFTTAFKEYAIEAYKVNAFDYLLKPITYDDFMGSCQKVFESYMQDDNYNPIKRDGFLVVKRDYKCVRIPIDDILFVDCDKDYIRFHLEGRPNIRTLGNLKQLEERLPREKFKRVHRSFLANMTKFDTVDQQHITYGDQSIPISETYFEFIKKYLEDHSL from the coding sequence ATGATTTTAAATTGCGCCATCATAGATGAAGATTCGGAAGCTATGCAACTCCTGGAACAGTATATAGAGAAAACTCCGACCCTACATTTGATCGGAGCCTACAAAAGTGCGATAGATGCTGTAGACGGCATCCATCACAACCATCTCGACATACTTTTTCTCGCCATCCACATGCAGCAGATCAGCGGTCTGGAATTTGCAAAGGTTGTACCCAAGAACGTGAAGATTGTCTTCACCACCGCATTCAAGGAGTATGCCATCGAAGCCTACAAAGTGAATGCATTCGACTATCTGCTCAAGCCCATCACCTACGATGACTTTATGGGATCATGCCAGAAAGTCTTCGAAAGCTACATGCAGGACGATAACTACAACCCTATCAAGCGCGACGGTTTTCTAGTGGTAAAACGAGATTACAAATGCGTAAGAATCCCGATAGATGATATTCTGTTTGTTGACTGCGACAAAGACTACATCCGTTTCCATCTTGAGGGCAGGCCTAACATCAGAACCCTGGGCAACCTCAAACAGTTGGAAGAAAGGCTACCAAGAGAGAAATTCAAGCGTGTACACCGTTCGTTCCTTGCCAACATGACAAAGTTTGATACGGTAGACCAGCAGCACATTACCTATGGCGACCAGAGCATTCCGATATCAGAAACCTACTTTGAATTTATCAAGAAATATCTGGAAGACCATTCTCTATGA
- a CDS encoding HAD family hydrolase, which yields MKRVPVHAQFNFDTYIFDLDGTLISSLHDLAASCNYALKLNGMPERTLEEVRMFVGNGVKKLMERAVPGGLENEKFEKTLQDFRKHYMVHNMDNTKPYPDVMEMLEELKNRGKNIAVVSNKFYAATQEICRHFFGDLIDVAIGERENIKKKPAPDTVNEALRQLHADRERAVYIGDSDVDVMTAKNSGMPCISVLWGFRDHDFLLAHGASILVSSPLQIL from the coding sequence ATCAAGAGGGTTCCGGTTCATGCCCAGTTCAATTTCGATACCTATATCTTCGATCTTGACGGAACCCTGATTTCTTCTCTCCACGACCTGGCTGCAAGCTGCAATTATGCGCTGAAGCTGAACGGAATGCCTGAACGTACGCTGGAGGAAGTACGCATGTTTGTAGGAAACGGGGTGAAGAAACTGATGGAACGTGCCGTGCCGGGAGGATTGGAGAATGAGAAGTTTGAGAAAACCCTGCAGGATTTCCGCAAGCATTATATGGTGCACAATATGGATAATACGAAACCTTATCCGGACGTAATGGAGATGCTGGAGGAACTGAAGAATAGGGGAAAGAACATTGCGGTGGTAAGCAATAAGTTTTATGCAGCTACCCAGGAAATCTGCCGCCATTTCTTCGGCGACCTGATAGATGTGGCGATAGGAGAGCGGGAGAATATCAAGAAAAAACCGGCTCCAGATACCGTAAATGAAGCCTTGCGACAGCTGCATGCGGATAGAGAAAGGGCGGTATATATCGGCGACAGCGACGTGGATGTGATGACGGCAAAGAACAGTGGAATGCCTTGTATCTCTGTTCTTTGGGGATTCAGAGATCACGATTTTCTGTTGGCACATGGAGCTTCTATCCTAGTATCATCACCCTTGCAGATATTGTAA
- the mltG gene encoding endolytic transglycosylase MltG, whose product MKKKKSFSKLYLYGAIGCIAVIAIVGYIYCFSSFSKSSKTEYVYIDSDDNIDSVYNKLRPFAKSIPFQAFKTLTLHSGYADHIRTGRYAIAPGDGALKTWRHMKNGLQEPVSLTIPSVRTLDKLSDEIGKKMMFGSNDLYHALRDESVCQKYGYDTATIACMFIPNTYDLYWNISVDKFLERMKKESDKFWNFERTEKAKAMKLTPIEIITLASIVDEETANNGEKPMIAGMYYNRLMLRNAEYPEGMPLQADPTIKYAWQRFDLKRIYNNLLSIKSPYNTYKNPGLPPGPIRIPSVAGIDAVLNHVHHDYLYMCAKEDFSGTHNFARTYDEHLQNAAKYSKALNERGIK is encoded by the coding sequence ATGAAAAAGAAAAAATCATTTTCTAAGCTCTATCTGTATGGTGCTATAGGCTGCATCGCAGTCATCGCCATCGTAGGCTACATCTACTGTTTCTCTTCCTTCTCGAAGAGCAGCAAGACCGAGTATGTTTACATCGACAGCGATGATAACATTGACTCTGTATACAACAAGCTCCGCCCATTTGCCAAGAGCATTCCGTTCCAGGCATTCAAGACCCTGACCCTCCATTCCGGCTATGCCGATCATATCCGCACAGGTAGATACGCCATTGCTCCAGGCGACGGTGCCCTCAAGACATGGCGCCACATGAAGAACGGTTTGCAGGAACCGGTAAGCCTCACCATCCCATCGGTACGCACGCTCGACAAACTCTCTGATGAGATTGGCAAGAAGATGATGTTTGGCAGCAACGACCTCTACCATGCCCTGCGCGACGAGAGTGTCTGCCAGAAATATGGTTACGATACAGCCACCATCGCCTGCATGTTCATACCTAACACCTACGATCTCTACTGGAACATCTCAGTAGATAAATTTCTGGAGCGCATGAAGAAAGAAAGCGACAAGTTCTGGAACTTTGAGCGCACTGAAAAGGCAAAGGCTATGAAGCTGACACCGATTGAGATCATCACCCTTGCCAGCATCGTGGACGAAGAAACAGCCAACAACGGCGAAAAACCGATGATAGCCGGCATGTATTATAACCGTCTGATGCTTCGCAATGCCGAATATCCAGAGGGAATGCCATTGCAGGCCGATCCTACCATTAAATATGCCTGGCAGCGATTCGACCTCAAGCGCATCTACAACAACCTCCTGTCTATCAAGAGCCCGTATAATACCTACAAGAACCCAGGTTTGCCACCGGGTCCTATCCGTATTCCGAGCGTAGCAGGTATCGATGCCGTCCTCAACCATGTGCATCACGATTACCTCTACATGTGTGCCAAGGAGGATTTCAGCGGCACTCATAATTTTGCCCGCACTTACGATGAGCACCTGCAGAATGCAGCCAAATATTCCAAGGCACTCAACGAAAGAGGTATCAAGTAA
- a CDS encoding ACT domain-containing protein, with protein MNRTIITVVGKDTVGIIAKVCTYLAENSINILDISQTIVQEYFNMMMIVDMSKMQKTFEEVADELTNVGKAMGVQIKCQREEIFNMMHRI; from the coding sequence ATGAACAGAACGATTATTACAGTAGTGGGCAAGGATACCGTTGGTATCATCGCCAAGGTATGTACCTATTTGGCAGAGAACAGTATCAACATCTTGGATATCTCTCAGACCATCGTACAGGAGTATTTCAACATGATGATGATCGTAGACATGAGCAAGATGCAGAAAACTTTCGAGGAAGTAGCCGATGAACTCACCAATGTTGGTAAGGCTATGGGCGTGCAGATCAAATGCCAGCGCGAGGAAATTTTCAATATGATGCACAGAATTTAA